TTTTGGCGGCGACTTTCGCGCCTCGATCCAGTGGTTAGAAGCGGAGTTGACCAAGACGGTTTCAATGCCGATCGATCAGTGGCAGTTTGATTCCTTAAAAGCGGCGGCCCAGCAGTTGCGATACACCGGCGCGACTCCGCTCGAACGAGGCGAAGCGCTCGTGATGGTGGAAAAAATTGAAGAGTTCTCCCAACTGCAAACGCGCAAGCGCGAAGCGTCAAAGATCGCGGCGACTACCTCTACCGACCAACCGACGGTTGACGTCGCTTCGGCCAATCTGACGAGCGATGCGACAGCCCAGAGCGACAAGTCGGATCCGATTGGGACCGGCGTCTATATCGGCGCCGGCGATCACGATCCTCGTTTTGACGGCGAAGGTTGGTTAATGCCGGTCATCAAACGCGCGTCATCGGCGAAAAACTCAGCCCGCTATACTCCGCCATTCGCGCTGACCGACGCAGACGGCAACGTACTGCAGTTTGTCACGCCGTCGCCGGGGATCAACTTGCGACGTTACCAGAAACAGAAGGTCGGTCTGTATGGGCAAGTCTCGGCGACCAAAGAATTCACGCGGCCCCACCTGACGGCGCATCGCGTCGTTGTCTTGAGCCGTCACGAGAAAGCCGACGTCACGCGGTGACGCCGGGGTCGAGCGAACCGACCGTTTTAGCCCACCATGCCGATCGTTTCAAACTCCAGACTGCGGAGTCGCTCGGCGACATCATCGGCGGTCTCGGGACGGCGGAGCGGGTCTTTCGCCAGCATCCTGGCGATCAAAGTCGCCAGCGCCGCCGGAGCATTCGGCAAGAAGCGGCGCAGCGGCGGCGGCGTCTGCGATTTGTGGGCGGCGACGATCTTCGCCAGATCAACGGTATCAAACAGCCGATGCCCTGATAACAGTTCAAAAGCCATCACGCCCAAGCTATACAAGTCGCTCGCGTCGGAGGCGGCCAGCGTCGAGGTGAACAGCTCCGGCGCCATATAACGCGGCGTTCCCTTTTGGTACTGCACCGCGTCAACTTCATCGACGCCAATTTGCGTCGCGAAACCGAGATCGATCAGCGTCACTCGGCCACTGGCGTCAATGATGACGTTTTCCGGTTTCACATCGCCATGACGCCAACCGGCGGCGTGCAGCGCAGCCAGGCCTTCGGCCACCTGGCGAATAATCCAAATCCTGGCAGCCAACGGACCACGGCGGGGAACCAATTGATGAAGGGTCACGCCGGTCAGATAAGGGAAGACCAGATAGGCTTCTTCACTACCGCCGATCTGATGCGCAAGCACCGTCGCCAGGCGGGGCGAAGCGACCTGTTGCGAAACACGGACTTCGCGCCGTAACATTTCCAAGGCTAACGGATCGGCCGCATATTCGGGTCGTAACGTTTTAATCGCGTAGTCCCACGCGATTCCCTTACCGCCAAGGGGCTGGGCTCGTGAGACATCGCAGAACGAACCTCGCGCGACCAGATTACCGATGCGCCAGTCTCCCACGACCGACAGGCGCGCGGGGGTGCGAAGTTTTCGATGGACGACTGTCGGCTGCATGAGCATCTGCGGAAGGGGAAGAAGGTGAAAGACCTTGTATCTAATTGTCGGCCTTCGCGACCGAATTACACGATGGAGCGTCGGCGAATCTTGTTAGCCTGATGGCGCCGATTTTACCGTTCTAAATTTTATGAACCCACGCAGGGGAAAAAAACGCGTAGTTGAGTACCCGAATGCCTTTCAGTAGACTGGCACATACGTGGAAAACGCTCAATTTGAAGAAGGATTACGCAAGATGAAAATCATGAAGACGTTGATGGTTGCTGTGGTGCTGGCCTCCTTGGCCGCTCCGTTTGTCGGTTGTGCGCCGTCGGAACCCCCGACGACTCCTCCGCCGGCTAACACCACCAACTAAGTTATCTATTTCGACTTCCCAGCGGCCCTCCGGGTTCACTGCGGAAATACGAAATCCCGACGCGCGTCCTTTGGGACGTGCGTTTTTTTCTGCGCGTTTCCGAATGACGGGATCGTAACGGGGCATTAAGACACATTACTTGTCGCTTTGCTGTGCGTCAGTTGCCTCTGCACCGATGTCACCTTAAAATAGCGACTTGCCTGCTTTTGATTGCTCCTTCGTCCCCCTCTTCCGCTTTAGGCCAGCTTTATGAAACGTCGTCTCTTCCTGAAGGCGTGCGCCATCGCCGCTTCGGCCGCAGTCGGATGCAATTCTCCGTCAAACCCCTCGGGCACTTCGGGTGGAGCGGTCAAGAATGAATTCCCCCTCTCCAACGGCAAGTACACGATCCTCGACCTGCGCTCTGACAGCGGAAATCATGACCGCGCCAAGCAAAATGCCGAAGCCGCGATCTCGAAATATCCAAATTTAAACTGCATGGTCGGCCTTTACGCCTACAATCCTCCCACCATTTTGCGGGCAGTCGAGAATGCCGGCAGACTGGACGACATCAAAATCGTCGGCTTTGACGAGGATATTGAGACCCTGAAAGGGATCGAAGAAGGAAAGATTTTCGGCACCGTCGTGCAGCAGCCATTTTTGTTTGGCTTCAAATCAGTCGAATATCTATCGGCGCTGGTTCGCGGTCAAAAGGTCGATGTTCCCGAGAGCGAAATCATCTATATCCCGCATCGAGTGATTCGTCCCGCCGACGCCGCGCAGTTCAAATCCGATATCGAACAGATGATGGCCGGCGACGGGAAAGCTCCCGCCGCCGCGCGTGATGACTACGACACCAGCGAACCGGTGAGCTTGGCGTTTTTAACCAACACGGTCGATCCGTTTTGGACCCTGGCCGAACGAGGCGTGCAATGCGCCGAGCCGATTTTTAACGCTTCATGTGACGTCTATCATCCGCCGACCGCCAGCGCCGAAGAGCAAAAGCGTTTTATCGAGCGGAAGCTGAATGACGATTGCCAAGGTCTCGCGCTGTCGCCGATCGACAAAGAGAATCAGGGGAACTTGATCAATCGCGCTTGCGAGAAGATGAAAGTGATCTGTCACGACAGCGACGCTCCCGATACAAATCGTTTGTTCTATATTGGGACCGGCAACTATTTGGCGGGGCGCGCTGTTGGCAAGTTGGTGAAAGAAGCGATCCCCGACGGGGGCGAAGTCGCAATCTTCGTCGGCAAGCTCGAGCAACTAAACGCCCAAGAGCGCAGCCAAGGAGTGATCGACGAATTGCTCGACAAGCCGATCCCACCGCAATACGCCGCCGGAGCCGAAGCCGCCGCAGCATCGTCGGCCGAGTCGGCGCCGAAGTAAGCACGGCCCGCAACTACCTGCTCTCGTACGAAAGGCGTTCGCGTGCCGCTGCTCGAAGTCTGCCATGTCTCGAAACGCTTCCCCGGCGTACAGGCCCTCAAAGACGTCAGCCTGTCGATCGCCGCTGGCCAATCGATCGCGGTGATCGGCGAGAACGGGGCCGGCAAAAGCACGTTGATGAAAATCTTGGCCGGGATTCAAACCCCCGACGAAGGAGAAATCTGCATCGACGGTCGCGCGGTGGAGATTCGCACCGTCCGCGACGCCGAGAAACAGGGAATCGCGCTCATTCATCAAGAGTTGAATCTGTGCGACAACCTGGATGTTGCGGCGAATATGTTTCTGGGCAAAGAACCGCGGAACTGCGGATTCTTACGCCGTCGCGAAATGGATCGCCGCGCAGCGGCAGTGTTGCAACAAGTGGGGCTCGATATTCCGCCGACAACGTCATTGGCGTCGCTCTCGATCGGGCGGCGACAGTTGGTTGAAATCGCCAAGGCGCTGGCGTCAGACGCGCAGGTGCTAATCATGGACGAACCGACGTCCAGCCTCTCAACCGGTGAAGTCGAAAATCTCTTTGGCGTGATCCACACCCTGCGCCAGCGCGGGGTCAGTATCGTCTATATCTCGCACCGCTTAAGCGAAATTCATCATGTCGCCGACCGCGTCGTTGCGCTGCGCGACGGGCGAAACTCCGGCGAACTAGCACGGGACGAGATCACGCACGAACAAATGGTTCGCCTGATGGTGGGACGCGATCTCGATCAATTTTTCCCGCATGTGCCGCACGCAGCTGGCGAAGTAGTGCTATCGGCAAAGGAAGTACGCGTGCAGGGGAAGGCCGCTTTCCCGATTGATCTAGAACTAAAAGCAGGCGAAATCGTCGGTCTGGCCGGTCTGGTTGGCGCCGGCAGGACGGAACTGCTGGAAACGCTATTTGGGGTTCGACGCAACGTGGGGGGGTCGGTCGAAGTCGCCGGAAAGCGGGTTCGACTGCGAAGTCCTCGCGACGCCATCGCCGCTGGGCTGTTCCTGATTCCTGAAGACCGTAAACAAGACGGCTTGGTGATCGAGATGACGGTGGGCGAGAACATCACGTTGCCAGGTTTGATGCGGGCCTCCACTGCTGGCCTGTTACCTGCCCGCTGGGAAAAATCGATCGCCGGCGAGATGATCGAAAAGCTGCGGATCAAGACGCCGGGGCCCGATCAAATCATTCAGTTCCTCTCGGGGGGGAACCAGCAAAAGGCGGTCATCGCCAAATGGCTCGCGATGGGGCCCAAGGTATTGCTGCTCGATGAACCGACGCGCGGCATTGATATTGGCGCGAAGCACGAAATTTATGAGATGATGGAAACGCTCGCGCATCAAGGCGTGGCGATTCTCTTCGCTTCCAGCGAAATGGAAGAAGTGATCGGCATGTCGGACCGGACTTTGGTCATGCACGAAGGACGGATCGCCGGCCAGCTCGAGCGTGGGCAACTGAGTGAACAGGCGATCATGCGACTAGCGACCGGCGTATCGAGCGCAGCGACAACCTAGCGAATCATCCGACGACACAAGGGCTGCTGAATGAATAAAAGTTGGGGAATGCTGTTCTTGCTGGTGCTGATCTGCGTCGTCACCGCGATCTTTCGTCCACGATTCGTCGAACCGGGAAATCTGGCGAACATCATCCGTTGGACTTCGCTGTACGGCGTGATGGGCATCGGCGTCGCGTTTGTCATCATTACCGGGGGAATCGATCTTTCGATCGGTTCCATGTTGGCGCTGGTCGGTTGTTTGTTCGGCGTGCTGATGGCGCAGTACAATCTTCCGCCTGCAGCGGCGATCGCCACGGTGTTGGTGATGTCGACGTTGCTCGGATTGGTTTACGGTTTGCTGATCACCAAGCTAAAACTGCAGCCGTTTGTCGTCACGCTTTGTGGTCTGCTGATCTTGCGCGGACTTGCCCGCGCATCGGCCGGCGGCAGTTCGGTCGGCGGCTTCCAGCGTCTCAGCTACCTGATCAACTACGAGTGGGGAAGTATTCCCGTTCCGTTTCTCCCTTGGATTAACGAAGGCTATTGGAGCTTCCACAAGTGGCTCCCCAGCCGCGGCGATCAAGCGGGACACTTCGCGTTGAATGACGCCGGGGAACGAATCGCGCTCGATTGGTACGACTGGGTCCCGCTTCACCCGCCGATTCTCTATCTGGCGGCGATCGCGATCATCGCCGCGATCTTTTTGAACTGGACCGTTTTCGGTCGCCATCTGAAAGCGCTCGGCAAGAACGAACAGGCGGCGCGCTATAGCGGCGTGCGGACCGATACGATGGTGATCATCAGCTATATGATCTGCACCGCGATGGCTGGCGTCGCCGGAGTTTTGTTTTCGATCGACATCGGCAGCGTCATGCCGAGCACCTTTGGCAATTTTTACGAACTCTACGCGATCGCCGCGGCGGTGCTGGGAGGCTGCAGTTTGCGCGGCGGCGAGGGTTCGATCATCGGCGTCGTTATCGGCACGGCGATTTTGCGGGTACTGCAAAACTCGATCGAAATGTGGTCGATCCAAGAGCTGGAGTTCGCCGTAGTCGGCGGCGTAATCTTGATCGGCGTTATCGCCGACGAAATCGCGCGGCGAATCATCGCGCGGCGTCGCGCCAGCCAAGAAGCGGCGCTGCTAGAAAAACAAAACGCGTCCCCATCGTAAATAGGTACGCGTTAGATTGTGGGTCACAGAAAAAGGTCGCAGAAAAATGGGGTCAGACCCAATTACGCCGCGTAATTGGGGTCTGACCCGAATGGCACGAGCTTAACTCTAAGCCGCTGTTGCGTAACGATTTCGAGGCGTTTGCATTAGTTTATACGCTTTCGGCCGCCGTTTAAGTTCTCGTGGTTCATTCCGGTCAGGGCGAGCGCCGACTTCCAGTTGGCGGATCGTTTGCAAGAGGTTTTCCCACTGGGACTCTTGTTGCTTCGTGTTCCAGCGGAGTGCGGCGGCGAACTCTTCGATCGCTTGCATCGCTCCGGTAAAGCTGAGCCGCCACGGAGGCAGGCGAAATTTCAACGCCGTCGCCAGCATCGCGGCCCGCACCAGATTGTAGCCGATCATGTGGCAGTGAAGTTCCTTCACAACCATCGCCGGACTTTTGCAGCGGAGGTGGTCCATTTGCATTTGCGTTTTCAAGCTCCGGATATGCAACTCCGCTTGCCAGCGGCGACGATACAAATCGGCCAAGTCTTCCGCTCGATAAACGTCAGCCTGTAGCAGCGTCGTCGCCAACGTGATTTGACGCGTCCGAAATCCGCGCTGCGTGACTTGATATCGCAAGTGACGTACGAGAATCGACGACGGGTAGCTTTCATATTCCCGCTGCGTCATCCACGTCGGCCGCTGCGGCTTCGAATAGCTCACGACCTGATCGCAGTCCCCTTGGCGCAAGCCTCGGCGAAAGTCGATTTTGCGAAGATGGTGCGCGCGAGCCACGATATCGATCCCGCGCAGTTCCGATAAAGCGAGCAGCCAGAAGCTGGCGTAGTAACGATCGGCGAGCACGATTTCTCCCGAGTGAAACTGCGACAAGAGCGTTCGCAACAGTGACGTCTCGCCTGTCTCCTTGCCGGCGTAACGTCCCATCGCAAACATCGTCGCCGCGCCGGTCGCTAACGAAAAGAGATGCACGATCCGCGTCAAGGGGAAGCCGCAGCCAGGCTTCTGGCTTTTCATTTGCGGATAGGCGGTTTGATTCGCGCGGGTGTCAGCCATCGTGACGGTCGTGCCGTCGACGATGACCACTTCGCGTCCCTGGAACCGCCAATCGCCGACGCCAGCTTCATCGCACTTTCGCGCCGTCCAAGCGAGCAGTCGTTGAAACAATGCAATCGGCAAGCGGCGCCGCGCTTGGCAATAGGAAGTGGTGTCGCCGCTGCAGCGCGGCAGCCCCTGCGCCATTCGCCAGGCGTTGAGACGAGTGACGACTTGCTGACAACTATGATCGGCTGACAGCGTCTGCATGACGAACATCCACACGACGACCATCGGCGAATAGATGCGCTGCCGAAACGAGAAGCCGATCTCTTGACAGATCGCGGTGACAACGCCGTTGGGCAGCAGCAACTCGCTGACGAAGATCGAAACGTTACGGAACTTGCTTTGAACTTCCTGCGGCGAAGCGTTAAACTGATCAGACACGGCGGGGCCTCCTGAAACGGCGATTGTTACACCACCAATTCAGCGAAGCTCCGCCGTCTTTTCAAATCATCTCGCTAAGTTGCAGTGACGAGCACCTGCTGTCGCAAGATCTTGCGACAGCACCTTTCGACGGTTACCGCATCCTGGGGCGGAGGCTTTAAGCTCGTGCCATTCGGGTCTGACCCCATTTTTCTGCTGGCCTCCCTTTTTCTACTGCGTTACATCCGCGGCCGCTTATTCTTTTGCCGGCGGAAACAGTTGTTGCTTGAGGAAGGTGAACGCCATCGCGGTCATGAACGCAGACTGGCGATTGTTGGCGGCGCCGCCGTGTCCTCCTTCGATGTTTTCGTAGTAGAGAACATCTTTGCCCCACGCTTCCATCTTGGCGAACATCTTCCGCGCGTGGCCAGGATGGACGCGATCGTCACGCGTTGATGTGGTAAAGAAAACAGTCGGATAGTCGACGTCTGCTTTCACGTTGTGGTACGGCGAATAGGTTCGGATAAACTCCCATTCTTCCGGCACATCAGGATTGCCATATTCGGCCATCCAAGAAGCGCCCGCCAACAGATGGCTGTACCGTTTCATGTCGAGCAGCGGAACCTGACAGACGGCCGCTTTAAACAGGTCCGGATACAAAGCGACCATGTTGCCAACCAACAGACCGCCGTTCGATCCCCCTTGAATCCCCAAATGCTCGGTCGAAGTCACTTTACGATCGATCAGATCTTGCGCGACCGCGGCGAAATCTTCATACGCTTTTAAACGCTTCTCCTTCAGCGCCGCTTGGTGCCAACGGGGACCATATTCGCCGCCGCCGCGGATGTTGGCGACGACATAAACGCCTCCTTGCGTCGACCAGGCGCGGCCCACGGTAGCGCGATAGCCTGGTTGCAGCGAGACTTCAAATCCACCGTAACCATACAGCAGCGTCGGATTGCCGCCGTCGTACTTCATCTCGTCGCGGTAAAGCATGAAGTACGGAATCTGCGTGCCGTCTTTGCTCGTCGCGAAGTGCTGCGTCACTTTCAAACCGGTCGCATCGAAAAACTCCGGCATCGACTTCAACACTTCCGGCTCTTTGCCGACTTCGCCCATGTAAAGCGTGGTCGGCGTCAGATAGTCAGTCGAGGTCATGAAATAGTCGTTCGACTCATCGGGGTCGACCGGCGAAACGCTGACCTTGCCTAAAGTCGGAGCGCCGACCAGCGGGGTTTTCGTCCAACTGCCGTCGGCTTCCGCTTTCATCACCAATAGCTTGCTCGCGACATCCTCCAGCACGTTCAGCAGCAAATAGTCTTTCGTAAAGCTGTAGCCTGACAAAGCGCTGCGATCATTCGGCTCGAACAAAACTGTAAACTCACGTTTGCCCGCCATGAAGTCGTCAAAGTTGGCGACGATCAACGAACCAGCCGCGTAGGTTTTGTCGCCGACGGTCCATGCGTCTCGTAGTTCCAGCGTTAGATAGTCGCGATGAACTCCCTTTCCGGCCGAGTTCGGCGCTTCGATCTGGGCGAGCGAGCCGTCTTCTTTCAGCAGATAAATCTCGTTGTTATAGAACGCGATCGCACGACGGACAAAGTTCCGCTCATATCCAGGCGTATTGTCATGCGAAGCGCTGATCGATAAATCGGTTAACGCTCCCTCGTACACGACCTTGGCCTCTTCCAGCTTCACGCCGCGCGTCCAAAGCTTGGCGATCCGCGGATAGCCGGAACTCGTCAGCGAGCCGGGACCAAAATCGGTCGAGATGAAGACATGGTCGATGTCGATCCAGCTCATCCCTCCCTTCGCTTCCGGACGATTGAATCCATCTTCGACAAATTTACGCGTCGTCAGATCAAACTCACGTGTGACATCGGCGTCGGCGCCGCCGCGCGACATGCTGAGCAAACAGCGCGTGTAATCGGGACGCAGCAGTTGAGCGCCGCTCCAAACCCAGTTTTCGTTCTCGGCTTTGGCAAGTTCGTCCAGGTCGAGCAGAACTTCCCACTGGGGCTCCTCTTTTTTGTATTCGTCAAGCGTGGTTCGTCGCCAGACTCCCCGTTCGTTCTTTTCGTCGCGCCAGAAGTTGTAGTAGAAATCGCCCCGCTTGCGGACGAAGGGAATTCGCTCGTTGGAATCAAAAATCGCCAGCAAATCGTCGCGCAGCTGCTCGAAGCTGGGATCGCTTTCCAGCTTGGCCTGCGACAGTGCGTTTCGTGCTCGCACCCAATCAAGCGCCTGTTCGCCTTCGACATCTTCTAGCCACGCATAGGGGTCCGTTTCGCTGCTCACGCTTTCCGCCTTCGTACTTTCTTCGCCGCTCACCACAGCCAGGGGAGCCGTTATCAAAATCAACCAGGTACACGCGGCGCCAACCGCAATTCGCAACATCATATCGAGAATTTCCTGTTTCGACTGCGACGGTCTAAGTGACCCGAGGATCGTCCAGAGCGAACGACATCCCCCAATCTTAGCCCACGCGGCAAGGTTGGGTCTTCCGCAAATCGGCGGAAACATCGCCGAGAATTTTTGATTTTTCGGGGATCGCGCCCCAGCGCTGCAGAAAAACTGGCCTGCCGGTGAGAAAACGTCCTACCTCCAAGAAGCTAACGGCGCCAAACTGGTCGAGTCGGCTTCGAACGAGACGCTTGGGGCCTGGAAAAATTGTCTCTTGACGAAGCGTACGACATGGGCGTCGAATAGGCAACAACCGAGGAATCAATACGCGCGCTGGTCAGCCAAAAGAGCCAACGGACGAAACCGTAGGCCAAGCCTTGGCCTGTCGTAGCAAAACAGTCCCCAAACTAACACTCAGAAAAACGGGGGAATTTGGTGGCAAAAAACTCAGCAGTCCGGTCCGGTCCAACCCTGTCCGATCCGATCCAACCTTGTCCGATCCGATCCAAGCTTGTCCGATCCGATCCAAGCTTGTCCGATCCGATCCAACCTTGTCCGATCCGATCCAACCTTGTCCGATCCGATCCAACCCTGTCCGATCCGATCCAACCCTGTCCGATCCGATCCAACCTTGTCCGATCCGATCCAACCTTGTCCGATCCGATCCAACCTTGTCCGATCCGATCCAACCCTGTCCGATCCGATCCAACCTTGTCCGATCCGATCCAACCTTGTCCGATCCGATCCAACCTTGTCCGATCCGATCCAACCCTGTCCGATCCGATCCAACCCTGTCCGATCCGATCCAACCTTGTCCGATCCGATCCAACCTTGTCCGATCCGATCCAACCTTGTCCGATCCGATCCAACCCTGTCCGATCCGATCCAACCTTGTCCGATCCGATCCAACCTTGTCCGATCCGATCCAACCTTGTCCGATCCGATCCAACCTTGTCCGATCCGATCCAACCTTGTCCGATCCGATCCAACCCTGTCCGATCCGATCCAACCTTGTCCGATCCGGTCCAACCCTGTCCTATCGGGCCTTCATCATTTGAAAGGGAGGCTATATTCCCTCGGCTTGCGCACTCGGGCTTGTATTGGATTGGTTCAGTTCAACCCGCTGGACGAAAAAAAAATGACGAGGTCCGGTCTAAGGATGTCTCGTCGAACAAGCAGCTCAGCCCAGCACTCTTTTCAGCCCGGACGGATGTTCTGCTCTAGCGGCGCGGCATGCGCATCCGTTTGTTCAAATAATCGGCGAACATGCCGGCCATATCCTCACGCGTATCGACCAGCACATGATCGCAGCC
The nucleotide sequence above comes from Blastopirellula sp. J2-11. Encoded proteins:
- a CDS encoding prolyl oligopeptidase family serine peptidase — protein: MMLRIAVGAACTWLILITAPLAVVSGEESTKAESVSSETDPYAWLEDVEGEQALDWVRARNALSQAKLESDPSFEQLRDDLLAIFDSNERIPFVRKRGDFYYNFWRDEKNERGVWRRTTLDEYKKEEPQWEVLLDLDELAKAENENWVWSGAQLLRPDYTRCLLSMSRGGADADVTREFDLTTRKFVEDGFNRPEAKGGMSWIDIDHVFISTDFGPGSLTSSGYPRIAKLWTRGVKLEEAKVVYEGALTDLSISASHDNTPGYERNFVRRAIAFYNNEIYLLKEDGSLAQIEAPNSAGKGVHRDYLTLELRDAWTVGDKTYAAGSLIVANFDDFMAGKREFTVLFEPNDRSALSGYSFTKDYLLLNVLEDVASKLLVMKAEADGSWTKTPLVGAPTLGKVSVSPVDPDESNDYFMTSTDYLTPTTLYMGEVGKEPEVLKSMPEFFDATGLKVTQHFATSKDGTQIPYFMLYRDEMKYDGGNPTLLYGYGGFEVSLQPGYRATVGRAWSTQGGVYVVANIRGGGEYGPRWHQAALKEKRLKAYEDFAAVAQDLIDRKVTSTEHLGIQGGSNGGLLVGNMVALYPDLFKAAVCQVPLLDMKRYSHLLAGASWMAEYGNPDVPEEWEFIRTYSPYHNVKADVDYPTVFFTTSTRDDRVHPGHARKMFAKMEAWGKDVLYYENIEGGHGGAANNRQSAFMTAMAFTFLKQQLFPPAKE
- a CDS encoding sugar ABC transporter ATP-binding protein gives rise to the protein MPLLEVCHVSKRFPGVQALKDVSLSIAAGQSIAVIGENGAGKSTLMKILAGIQTPDEGEICIDGRAVEIRTVRDAEKQGIALIHQELNLCDNLDVAANMFLGKEPRNCGFLRRREMDRRAAAVLQQVGLDIPPTTSLASLSIGRRQLVEIAKALASDAQVLIMDEPTSSLSTGEVENLFGVIHTLRQRGVSIVYISHRLSEIHHVADRVVALRDGRNSGELARDEITHEQMVRLMVGRDLDQFFPHVPHAAGEVVLSAKEVRVQGKAAFPIDLELKAGEIVGLAGLVGAGRTELLETLFGVRRNVGGSVEVAGKRVRLRSPRDAIAAGLFLIPEDRKQDGLVIEMTVGENITLPGLMRASTAGLLPARWEKSIAGEMIEKLRIKTPGPDQIIQFLSGGNQQKAVIAKWLAMGPKVLLLDEPTRGIDIGAKHEIYEMMETLAHQGVAILFASSEMEEVIGMSDRTLVMHEGRIAGQLERGQLSEQAIMRLATGVSSAATT
- a CDS encoding ABC transporter permease, encoding MNKSWGMLFLLVLICVVTAIFRPRFVEPGNLANIIRWTSLYGVMGIGVAFVIITGGIDLSIGSMLALVGCLFGVLMAQYNLPPAAAIATVLVMSTLLGLVYGLLITKLKLQPFVVTLCGLLILRGLARASAGGSSVGGFQRLSYLINYEWGSIPVPFLPWINEGYWSFHKWLPSRGDQAGHFALNDAGERIALDWYDWVPLHPPILYLAAIAIIAAIFLNWTVFGRHLKALGKNEQAARYSGVRTDTMVIISYMICTAMAGVAGVLFSIDIGSVMPSTFGNFYELYAIAAAVLGGCSLRGGEGSIIGVVIGTAILRVLQNSIEMWSIQELEFAVVGGVILIGVIADEIARRIIARRRASQEAALLEKQNASPS
- a CDS encoding substrate-binding domain-containing protein yields the protein MKRRLFLKACAIAASAAVGCNSPSNPSGTSGGAVKNEFPLSNGKYTILDLRSDSGNHDRAKQNAEAAISKYPNLNCMVGLYAYNPPTILRAVENAGRLDDIKIVGFDEDIETLKGIEEGKIFGTVVQQPFLFGFKSVEYLSALVRGQKVDVPESEIIYIPHRVIRPADAAQFKSDIEQMMAGDGKAPAAARDDYDTSEPVSLAFLTNTVDPFWTLAERGVQCAEPIFNASCDVYHPPTASAEEQKRFIERKLNDDCQGLALSPIDKENQGNLINRACEKMKVICHDSDAPDTNRLFYIGTGNYLAGRAVGKLVKEAIPDGGEVAIFVGKLEQLNAQERSQGVIDELLDKPIPPQYAAGAEAAAASSAESAPK
- a CDS encoding serine/threonine-protein kinase is translated as MQPTVVHRKLRTPARLSVVGDWRIGNLVARGSFCDVSRAQPLGGKGIAWDYAIKTLRPEYAADPLALEMLRREVRVSQQVASPRLATVLAHQIGGSEEAYLVFPYLTGVTLHQLVPRRGPLAARIWIIRQVAEGLAALHAAGWRHGDVKPENVIIDASGRVTLIDLGFATQIGVDEVDAVQYQKGTPRYMAPELFTSTLAASDASDLYSLGVMAFELLSGHRLFDTVDLAKIVAAHKSQTPPPLRRFLPNAPAALATLIARMLAKDPLRRPETADDVAERLRSLEFETIGMVG
- a CDS encoding IS4 family transposase: MSDQFNASPQEVQSKFRNVSIFVSELLLPNGVVTAICQEIGFSFRQRIYSPMVVVWMFVMQTLSADHSCQQVVTRLNAWRMAQGLPRCSGDTTSYCQARRRLPIALFQRLLAWTARKCDEAGVGDWRFQGREVVIVDGTTVTMADTRANQTAYPQMKSQKPGCGFPLTRIVHLFSLATGAATMFAMGRYAGKETGETSLLRTLLSQFHSGEIVLADRYYASFWLLALSELRGIDIVARAHHLRKIDFRRGLRQGDCDQVVSYSKPQRPTWMTQREYESYPSSILVRHLRYQVTQRGFRTRQITLATTLLQADVYRAEDLADLYRRRWQAELHIRSLKTQMQMDHLRCKSPAMVVKELHCHMIGYNLVRAAMLATALKFRLPPWRLSFTGAMQAIEEFAAALRWNTKQQESQWENLLQTIRQLEVGARPDRNEPRELKRRPKAYKLMQTPRNRYATAA